From Staphylococcus sp. IVB6214:
CATCAATGACTTCGTCTGTTAATTGACTGGCTTCAATAGACGAAATACGGATACGCTCTAGACCATCAACTGTTTCTAAATCACGTAAAAGTTGCGCTAAGTTATAGTCTTTCAAGTCTTGTCCGTAGCCACCAGTATGAATACCTGTTAACACAATCTCTTTATATCCAGATTGCACAAGTTGTGTCGCTTGTTCAACAACTTTTTGAGGATCACGTGAACGCATCAGACCACGTGCCCACGGAATGATACAGAACGTACAGAAGTTATTGCATCCTTCTTGTATTTTAAGTGATGCACGTGTTCTGTCTGTGAAATATGGGACATCCAATTCTTCATACGTTCGGTTTTTCATAATATTGCTTACACCGTTAATTGGTTGTCTCTCTTTTTGATATTCATCGATATAACCTAACAATTTATGGCGGTCTTGTGTACCTACAACAATATCAACGCCTGGAATTTCCATGATTTCAGCAGAAGATGTCTGTGCGTAACAACCTGTAACACAAACCACTGCTTCAGGATTTTGTCGTATGGCTCTACGAATCACCTGACGACTTTTTTTATCACCTGTATTTGTAACTGTACACGTGTTGATCACAAATACATCTGCGTTTTGTTCAAAATCAACACGTTCGTAGTCAGCTTCTTTAAATAATTGCCAAATTGCTTCTGTCTCATAATGGTTTACTTTACACCCTAAAGTATGAAAGGCAACTGTTGACATGACTTCACCTCATTAATTCTATTTCGTAACTAATGGCACTTAACGCATAAAGTGCTGCTGTTTCAGCGCGAAGAATTCTTGGTCCAAGCCCAACGATGTGTGCGTGTGGTTCAAACAATGCAACTTCTCCTTCGCTAAAGCCACCTTCAGGCCCAAACAAAAGAAGTACTTTATCGTTTGGTTTTAGTTGTGTGAGTGTCTTTTTAAACTGAGATGACTCACCTTTTTTTGCCTGTTCTTCGTATGCCATTAGAATATAATCATATTCACTAATCATATCATATACATATTTTAAATTCGAGCAATATTTTATGTTTGGAATGCGTTGTCGATAACTTTGTTCAGCAGCTTCTTTGATAATTTTTGACCAACGTTCCAGCTTTTTATTCGCTTTTTGATCATTCAACTTTACAACTGAACGATCCATTTGAACAGCGATAAAATCATTTACGCCAAGTTCTGTCGCCTTTTGTAACAGCCATTCATATTTATCTGACTTGATCAACCCACTTGCAATCGTCAATGAAACAGGCATTTCACTATGAATTTCAAGTCGCTCTATTGTTTCAACTTCTATTGCTTTCTGCTCGGCATGAATAATTGTTGCTTTAAAAGTTTGTTGATTGTCAAAGTTGATAATGATTGTGTCGCCTTCTGTATAGCGCATTACTTTTAACATATGATGAATATCATCTTTATTTGTGATAAAAAAACGCTGATGGCACTCAGCGTTTTCATTTAGGAAATAACGTTGCATAATTATTCCACCTTCTGTCCTGTGATACAAACCCAACCATTATCATGTTGTACATCAACAATGTTATAACCAACCGCCTTCATTTGAGATTGGATTGACTCACTTTTCTCTTCAATAATTCCAGATGTAATAAAGTAACCAGATGGGTTTAATCGTTTGTAACTATCTTCAATCATCAACTCGATAATGTGTGGCAAAATATTCGCAATCACAACATCATATTGTGCCGTTTCATTCGTCAACAGGTTTCCAGTTGCTGTTTCAATCGCATCAGCACAACCATTTTTCTCAAAATTATCACGCGCAACTTTTACCGCCATTTCATCTAAGTCAATTGCTTTTACTGATTGTGCACCCATCAGATGTGATGCAATACTTAGAATGCCTGAACCAGTCCCAACATCGATAACATTGTGTTGAGGTTGAACGACACGTTCAATCGCCTTTAAGCAAAGACTTGTTGTCGGGTGATCACCTGTACCAAAAGCCATTCCTGGATCTAATTCGATATATAAGAAGTCGTCAGCCTGATCGATAGTCTCCCAGCTAGGTACAATAAAGAACCTGTCAGATGCTCGAAATGGATGGAAATAGTTTTTCCATTCATTTTCCCAATCTGATTCTTCAATCACCTTTGTGGATATTTGTAAAATATGCGAATCAACTTCATCAATTGACAATAGCTTTTCTTTTAAGCGTTCAACAAAAGCCTGATCGACTTGCATTTCTGTATAGTAACCTTTAATCACCATGTGCGTTTCTGGATAATCGGCTGGATCTAAGACAAATATTTCACCATATTTGTCTTCTCTAACTTTTCCGATTTCATTCGAGTCTTCAATGGCAACACCATTCGAACCGATATCTTGCAACAAATTAGAAACGATGGATTCAGCGTCTTCATTTACAGTTACAGATAATTCTATCCAATTCATCACATTAATCTCCCTTAAAGAAACGACGTGCTTTATCTTTGAAATTACTTGGTTGTTCGTTTATTTCATCGCCACTTTCTTCAGCGAATGCTTTCAATAATTCTTTTTGACGCTCAGTTAATTTGGTTGGTGTGTGAACTTTGATATTGATGAATAAGTCACCGTAACCATAACCATGAACGTTTTTAACACCTTTCCCTTTTAAACGGAATTGTTTGCCTGATTGTGTACCCGCTGGAATCGTTAAAATTCCTTGTCCGTTTAGAGTAGGAATTTTAATCTCATCACCAAGTGCCGCCTGTGCAAAACTGATAGAATGTTGATAATACACATCGTCACCATCACGTGTAAATTTATCAGATGGTTGCACACGGAAAACAACATATAAGTCACCGGCAGGGCCGCCATTTTCACCAGGAGATCCTTGTCCAGAAAGGCGAATTTGTTGATCATTGTCTACACCTTCAGGCACAGTAACTTCAAGTTTTACTGTTTTAACTTCTGTTCCTTTACCGTGACATGTTGGACAAGGTTCTTCAAACTCTTGTCCAGTTCCGTTACATTCAGGACAAACTTGTTGCGTACGCACACGACCTAAAATAGTATTTTGTTCTACTGACACATGTCCAGTCCCGTTACAGTAACTACATGTGTGCTTTTTCGTGCCTGGCTTTGCACCTTCTCCGTCACATGTATGACATACGACTTCTTTTCTGACTGAAATTTCTTTTTTTGTACCAAAGATCGCTTCTTCAAAAGTTACTGTCATTGTGTATTGAAGATCGTCACCTTTTCTCGGTGCGTTCGGATCACGTTGACGCTGTGCACCGCCGAAGAATGAACTGAAAATATCTTCAAAACCGCCGCCACCAAATCCTGAGAAGTCTTGGCCGCCAAACCCACCTTGACCAAAGCCACCTTGTGGACCGGCATGTCCAAACTGATCATAGTTTGCACGCTTATTTTCATCACTCAGTACTTCATAAGCTTCGCTGATTTCTTTAAATTTTTCATCCGCGCCTTCTTCTTTATTAATATCTGGATGATACTTTTTTGACAGCTTACGATAAGCACGCTTTATTTCATCTTTCGAAGCACTCTTCGAAATGCCAAGGACTTCATAATAGTCTCTTTTTGCCAATGCAATCTCTCCTTTTCGTTAATAAATATCATGAAAGTAAAAGGGGCTGGGACGATGATTGTCCTAGCCCCTTTGAGCGACTGATACCAGTCAATCTATTTATTGTGATCTATTATTTTTGATCGTCGTCATTTACTTCTTTAAATTCAGCATCTTGTACTGTATCGTCTTGTTGTGTAGCACCGCCTTGAGCTTGTTGTGCTTGCTGTGCTTGTTCGTAAATCTTCATAGATAATTGTTGAATCACTTGTTCTAGTGCTTCTTTTTTCTCTTTAATCGCATCAATATCGTCACCTTCAAGTGCTGACTTCAATGCTTCTTTTTTGTCTTCTGCTTCTTTTTTATCGTCTTCAGTAACATTTTCACCTAAGTCAGTTAATGTTTTGTCAACTTGGAAGACAAGTTGATCAGCTTCGTTACGTAAGTCTACTTCTTCACGACGTTTTTTATCAGCTTCAGCATTTTGCTCAGCATCTTTCACCATGCGATCGATTTCTTCGTCAGATAGTGCAGATGAAGATTCGATTGTAATGTTTTGTTCTTTGTTTGTACCTAAATCTTTTGCAGTTACGTTTACAATACCGTTTTTATCGATATCGAATGTTACTTCGATTTGTGGTACCCCACGTGGTGCTGGTGGAATATCAGTTAATTGGAAACGGCCTAATGTTTTGTTATCTGATGCCATTGGACGTTCACCTTGAAGAACATGGATATCAACGGCTGGTTGGTTATCAGCTGCAGTTGAATATACTTGTGACTTAGATGTTGGGATTGTTGTATTACGTTCGATTAACGTATTCATACGTCCACCCATAATTTCGATACCTAATGATAATGGTGTAACGTCTAGAAGTACAACATCTTTAACGTCACCAGTGATAACGCCACCTTGAATTGCAGCACCCATTGCGACTACTTCATCTGGGTTTACACCTTTATTTGGTTCTTTGCCAATTTCTTTTTTGATTGCTTCTTGTACGGCTGGAATACGTGTTGATCCACCAACTAAGATTACTTCGTCGATATCAGAATTTGATAAACCAGCATCTTTCATCGCTTGACGTGTTGGAGTCATTGTTTTTTGTACAAGTTTGTCTGCTAATTCTTCAAATTTAGCGCGTGTTAGTGTTGTTTCTAAGTGTAAAGGTCCTGCAGCACCCGCTGAGATGAATGGTAATGAAATTTGTGTTGAAGAAACACCTGATAAATCTTTTTTCGCTTTTTCAGCTGCATCTTTTAAACGTTGTAATGCCATTTTATCTTGTGATAAATCTACACCGTTTTCAGATTTGAATTCATTTACTAGGTAATCGATGATAACTTGGTCAAAGTCATCTCCACCTAATTTGTTGTCACCTGCAGTTGCTAATACTTCGAATACACCGTCACCTAATTCAAGAATTGAGACGTCGAAAGTACCACCACCAAGGTCGAATACTAATACTTTTTCTTCTTTGTCGGTTTTATCTAAACCATATGCTAATGCAGCAGCTGTTGGTTCGTTAATAATACGCTCTACTTCTAATCCAGCAATTTTACCAGCATCTTTAGTAGCTTGACGTTCACTGTCATTGAAGTAAGCTGGAACTGTGATAACTGCTTTTTCAACTTTTTCACCTAGATAGCTTTCAGCAGTATTTTTTAGGTTTTGTAAAATCATCGCTGAAATCTCTTGTGGTGTATAATCTTTACCTTCAATGTTTTCTTTGTAGTCAGTTCCCATATGACGTTTAATAGATTGAATTGTATTTGGGTTTGTGATAGCTTGACGTTTTGCCACTTCACCTACTTGTGTTTCTCCATTTTTGAACGAAACAACAGATGGCGTTGTTCTCGCACCTTCAGGATTTTGAATTACTTTAGGTTCGTCACCTTCTAATACTGATACACAAGAGTTTGTTGTTCCTAAGTCAATACCAATTACTTTACTCATAATCAAATTCCTCCTAATTTACAAACAATGTTATTTTACATAAATGATTGATTTTCGTCAAAAATTATTGATTTACTTTAACCATTGATGCGCGTAATACGCGATCTTTTAACTTGTAGCCTGATTGTAATTCTTCAGTAACTGCACCTGATTCAAATTCAGGGTTATCATCTTGGATGACAGCTTGATGATAATTTGGATCGAATTGTTCGCCTTCCGCTTGAATGCGTTCCAATCCATTGTCTTCAAGTGCTTTGATAAGGCTGTCATAAACCATTTGAACACCTTTTTTTAGTGCAACAAATGATTCATCATCACCTTCTATTTGTAGTGCTCTTTCAATATTATCAAGCGTTGGTAAAACATCTGTTAATACTGATTGCGCACGGTACGTTTTTTGAATATCTGCTTCGTTTTGAATACGACGTTTATAATTTTCAAATTCTGCGTATAATCTTAAATATTTTTCTTGAGAAGCATCGACTTCTGCTTGCAATGATTCAAGTTGCTGTTCTAATGTTGGTTCAGTTGAATCTTCAACGTTCTCTTCATTAACAGCTTCTTGTTCGACATTTTCTTCCGATTCAGTTGCGTTAAAGTCAACTGTTTCTTCAGTTGTCTCTTTTTGTGTTTCTTCTTCTCTTGACGCTTTATCTTCTGACATTTCTAAACCTCCATCAGAGCTGAGACATAATGACTTTGTATGCATCATTTGATTGCGCTCGAATCCTAAGCACTTTTGTCTCTATCTCTTGAATTGTTTTATCTTGTTTGACTAAGCAATTGTATCACATTTTGATAGCGCATTGCTGTTGGGCCAACTATCGCAATATGACCTTCTATTTGATTCGCTAAAGCATAAGGTCGGGTCACAATCGCAATTCCTTCTAAGTTCTGATCTATCTCAGAACCAATACTAATATGAATCGGCGCATCTGACATTTGGTCAATCAATTGAGTGATTTTTCCAGACTCCACATACTTCAATATAGGTTGAATTGAAGTCACTGTACTTTCATTCAATCGTTCGATTAATTGATGTTTACCGCCCAAATAAATACGTGATGTTTCAGAATCGAGGTGTTTCTTTATTAGAAAGTACACCTGTAACAATATCGCCACTTCATGATCACTAAAACCCATCAATCGGTATGCATCTATTTGATACTTTCCGTTATTCAAAAAACTACTAAGATTACTCGAAATAAAATTAGATAATTTAATAACGGTCGTATCATCAACTGTTATCGTTGATGATAAATGCAAATGCTTTACATGACCCGTTTGATAGATCAGTACGACAATTAAATGTTTGTCATTGATTTTCATCAAGTGGACATTAAGAATTGAAGCCTTAGTATGATCTGGACCAACTACTATCGTCGTGTAATGCGTTTGATCAGAAAACAACTGTGCCAAACGATTCAATGTAGTTGAAATATCATAATGATTCTCACTAAACAAAGTATTAAGATTTAATTTGTTTGGATGCTCTTCCACATCTTCATGTTCCAGCAGCTGATCTACATAAAGACGAAAGCCTGCTTCAGAAGGTATTCGACCGGATGATGAATGTGTCTTTTCAATCAGGTGGTTTTCTTCTAGCATTTTCATCTCATTTCTAATTGTTGCTGGACTAACTTTGACGTTATGTCGCTTAATTAATGTGGTAGAACCAATAGGTTGGCCTAATTCAACATAATCTTCAACAATTGCATTTAAAATACTAATTTGCCTTTGTGTAATCATGTTTCCACCTCATTAGCACTCCTTTATCTCAAGTGCTAATTATAATTTATCAGAAAGGTCAAAGTAAGTCAATGTTAAAGCTCTTAAATCTCAAATTTCTATTTGTCACTTGATAAATGTCTCAAAGACGTAATTTCCAATCACTCTACCTTCATCTGTTAAAGCTACATGCGTCTCTGTTTGACGGATTAACTGTTTACGACCTAATTGCTGTAACTCATCATGATAATAATCAGTGAGTTGGATACCATATTTTTCAAAGAATACTTCCTTATTTACGCCTTCATTCATACGCAATCCTAAAAACATCTCTTCTTCCATTTTCTCTTGCATCGTCAAAACATCTTTTGTTCGTATCGGCTTTTTATTTTGACGAATTTGTTCAATGTAGTGTTGTACAGGATTGATATTTGAATATCTCACACCATCTACATAACCGCTTGCACCCGCACCGAAACCAAAATAAGGTTCATTTTTCCAATACACTTTATTGTGTGTCGAGGCATGGTTGACTTTTGCAAAATTAGAAATTTCATATTGATGTAATCCATTTTCTGCTAACTTTTTAATCATATAATGATACATTTCAGCACCCAGATCTTCATCTGGTTCATTTAATTCCCCACGTTGATATAGATTGTAAAACTGTGTCTGCTTCTCTAAAATCAGTCCGTAGCTTGATATATGGTCAACATTGAGAGCAATTGCCTCATCTAAACTTTCTTCAAATTGTGCCATCGTTTGACCTGGAAGCTGATACATCAGGTCAATACTAATAGATGGAATACCGTGTTTTCTAGCATTATGAACGGCCGTATAAATGTCTTCACGCCGATGACTACGACCTAATATTTTTAATAATGCTTCATCAAAAGTTTGAACACCTAATGATAATCGATTGACACCATATTTTTTCAAAAGTGCTACTTTTTCCTCAGTCAGTTCGTCTGGGTTGGCCTCGAATGTATATTCACCGCTGATATCAAATTGTTCTTGAATAGCAATCAATAAGCGCTCCAATTGCTCTTCAGATAAAGCAGTCGGTGTTCCCCCACCAACAAACATTGTTGACAAAGGTCGCTTACCAACCCATGACATTTCTGTTATTAAACACGTCAAATAGTCATCGACCGGCTGATGTTGTATAAAATATTTATTAAAATCACAATAGGTACATATTTTCACACAGAAAGGAATATGGATATAAGCACTTTTAACGTCTTGCATATGTTCTCCTCCTACGAAATAAACTCCCAAGTCACAATGTCATTCAAGTGACTGAGAGCTATATAATATTTATTCGTCATCCATTTTAAGAACTGCTAAAAAGGCATCTTGTGGAATTTCAACACTACCAACAGCCTTCATCTTTGCTTTACCGGCTTTTTGTTTTTCAAGTAATTTACGTTTACGGCTAATATCGCCACCGTAGCATTTTGAAAGGACGTTTTTACCCATTGATTTGATATTCGTACGGGCAACAATTTTTTGTCCGATTGCAGCTTGAACGGGTACTTCGAACTGTTGTCTTGGAATAAGTGTTTTTAACTTTTCGACAAGCACACGACCACGCTCATATGCAAAGTCACGATGCACAATAAAACTTAATGCATCAACTTTATCACCATTTAATAAAATATCCATCTTAACGAGATTACTTTCTTTATTCTCGATAAATTCATAGTCGAATGACGCATAACCTTTCGTGTTTGATTTCAATTGATCAAAGAAATCAAATACGACTTCTGATAATGGCAATTCGTAAACGATACTTACACGAATATCATCTAAATAGTCCATCGTAATGAATTGACCACGTTTACGTTGGCATAACTCCATGACAGCCCCTACGTAATCATTTGGTACCATCATTGTCGCGCGAACATATGGTTCGAATACTTTTTCAATTTGGTCACGATCAGGCATTTGTGCTGGGTTATCAACTTTTATGGACTCGCCATTTCTTAACACAACTGTGTAAATAACTGATGGTGCAGTAGCAATTAATTCAATACCGAACTCACGTTCAATTCGTTCTTGAATAATTTCCATGTGCAGCATCCCTAAAAATCCTGTACGGTATCCAAATCCAAGTGCTTTTGAAGATTCTGGTTCAAATTCAAGTGAGGCATCATTTAATTGTAATTTTTCTAATGCTTCACGCAAGTCATTGTAATCTTTATTGTCAATTGGGAAAAGACCACAATATACCATTGGATTCATCTTCTTATAACCTTGTAATGGCTCACTTGCTGGATTGTCTTCGTGCGTAATCGTATCCCCAACACGAGAGTCATCTACATTTTTAATACTTGCGATAATGTATCCAACATCTCCGACCGTTAGTTCATCAACAGGTAATTGCTTAGGTGTATTAATCCCCACTTCTGTAACTTCAAAGCTTTTGCCTGTTGCCATCATTTTAATGCGGTCTCCCGCCTTAACAACACCATCTACTACACGAATAGATGATACGACACCACGATACGGATCATATTCAGAGTCAAAAATTAACGCTTTGAGTGGTGCAGATGGATCGCCGTCTGGTGCTGGAACAATTTCAACGATCTTCTCCAAAATTTCATCGATACCTATATTAGACTTGGCACTGGCTAACACAGCATCATCTTTGTCGAGACCGATAACATCTTCTACTTCTTGTTTTACGCGCTCTGGTTCAGCAGCTGGTAAGTCGATCTTGTTAATAACAGGGATCAACTCAAGATCGTTATCCAACGCAAGATATACGTTTGCTAATGTTTGTGCTTCAATACCTTGTGCAGCGTCAACGACAAGAATTGCCCCTTCACATGCAGCGAGTGAGCGTGACACTTCGTATGTAAAGTCGACATGTCCTGGTGTATCGATCAGATGAAATGTATAAGTTTCGCCGTCTTTTGCTTCATATTTTAGACGAACCGCATTCAATTTGATTGTAATACCACGTTCACGTTCCAGATCCATAGAATCTAACAGTTGCGCCTGCATTTCACGTGATTCAACAGATTTTGTGTTTTCTAAAATTCGATCTGCTAATGTTGACTTACCATGGTCAATGTGGGCAATGATCGAAAAGTTTCTAATATTTTTACGTCTTGTTAAACGCTCATTATTGTTCATAACATCCTGCTCGCTTTCATCATATTCCCGATTTATAAACTCTTACATCTTTGCTATGATAACGTTTTTAGGCTACAATTGCAACTAGATGAAGTAGCATTTTGAAATAACCTTGTCATTATAAAATTAAAAAATAAGATTAACTGTATAATTAATGATTGCACATTGTGTACACATTTGATAGAATAAATTCTGTTGTAATCAAAGTTATTTTGATACCAAGTTGATTCTAGGAGGTGTCTTTCATGCCAAACATTAAATCTGCTATTAAACGTGTAAAAACAACGCAAGTAGCTGAGAGCCAAAACATTTCACAAAAAAATGATATGCGTTCTGCAGTGAAAAACGCAAAAAAAGCAATTGAAACTAATGCTGACAATAAACAAGAATTAGTAAGCAAAGCAATCAAACGTATTGATAAAGCTGCGCAAAAGAATTTAATTCATTCTAACAAAGCTGATAGAATGAAATCTAAATTAATGTCAGCAAAATAATTTCATAGTGTCTTCACTATGTCTCACCGTATTTCGTGTTGAATGTTTCAATATGAAATACGGTTTTTTCATTTTAATAAAAGGATGAGATACGAAAACATCGCACACTCACCCTTTTGCATCTATAAACTTAAAATAAATAATTCTAAAATAAGAACTTTATCCATATATGACGACTTTAGTTTATAATCCGTTTCAGCACAAGCATCAATAATCTCTAACAATTGATGTAACTGATATTTTCTGCATTGTTGTAATGCAAGCTTTACTCGATATGGATGCACGCCAACAGTTTTTGCAATCTGCTGCTGCGAATACCCTTTTTGACTCAAAATCAGAGATTGATAATACAAGCGATAATTGCTCGTTATCAAAGCTAGTAACTTTATCGGTTCTTCTTTTAACTGGATTAAATCTTTCATGAGTTGTATGGCACGATCTTTTTGGCCTTTTTGTATGTATTCCGTTAACAAAAAGACATTTTGCTCAAGACTTCTATTCACAATAGTTTGTACATCTTTTTTAGTAATTGTCGGCTGGTCACCAATAAATAAAACAATTTTTTCCAGTTCTTGTTGAACGATACGATAATGTATACCTGTCAGTCCAATTAACGTATCTAATGCATCTTGTTTAATATCTTTAAATTGCTCATGTAATTCTTTTTGAATCCATGTTTTCATCTCTTGTTCTGTAAACTGCTCAACTTTTTTCAGTGATGCATACTTTTTAAGCTGTTTTACAACCTTCTTTCGTTCATCCAACTTAACAGCATTCACTTGAAATACGATAAGTGTTTGTCCATCATAGTTTTCAAGAAATCGGATAAACCCTTCTAAGTTCGGTTGCTTTTCTTTAGCTACTTTCTCCCCAGTAAAGATATAACTGTTTTGTACCAAGACAACTTTTTTATCTGAAAAGAAAGGCATTGTCATTGCTTCTTCCATAATTGTATTCAACTCTGTTTCATATAAATTATATTTCACAAAGTTAAAGTCATCTTTTGGTTCCTTTTCTAGGTATGTTTCAATGAGTCGATCACTCTCTTTATCGACAAGTTCTGGTACTTCGCCATATACAGCATGCAAATACGACATGTACTTCTCCCTTTCAAAATCAATGTATTTGTATTATAGCATGATTTGGTTCGTTGTTCTTTCTAATTCATACCAGTTGTCATGTGTGAAATTGTGTAACCATGTGCAAAACTTTCATCAAATGTCACAACAATATGATGCAACTCTGCAGTGCTATAAATAGGGATATGAAGTGAATGATATCGGTCGATAATCACTGGACTCGGTAAATGATACATGTTGTGTTTTGCAACAGAAACAATTGCATGAGTAGGTTTTATTACGTTGAGAAATGCCGTTGAACTACTTGTTTTACTACCGTGATGCCCTACTTTTAAAATATCTATCTTCGGTAATGCAAATGCATTCATTAACTGTTCTTCATTATTAACTGTCGCATCTCCCATTAACAATAATTTGTTCTGATTAATGTTCACGAATGTCACAATAGAATGTTCATTCGGGTCTTCACTTTGTCCAATATCACTATTTAAAAACTGGAACGAAAATGCGCCCAGATTTAAATGTTGAAGCTGATGAGAGTCCCATAATGTAGCCTGTTCATCTTGTACAACATGACGTACTAATTTCAAATTCAAAGAATCAAAATGATTGGGATTGATAACGATATTGGAAATTGCAACACGTTGCGCAAGATGATTGATTTCACCCATATGATCTGCATGCGCATGTGTAATAATCAAATAATCTATCGTACCAATGCCCCGTTCTTTGAGATAAGGGAAAAGTTTTCGGTCAGTAATGGATGCTTTATTCATCTGCCGTTTAGTTTCAAGTGCACCCCCGGTATCAATGAGTAAAGTTTCCCCTGTTTTGGCTTCAAATAAAATGGCATCCCCTTGACCAACATCTATAACTGTCATCCGATTTTCAAGATGAGGATGACAAAGTTGCGTGACACAGATAAAAGTTGCAATCCAGAAACATAAAATTTTCAATTTCTTTTTTGCTAACAAATAAGAAGCGATGAAAATAAAGAAAATGCATAATGCATAGCCTA
This genomic window contains:
- the hemW gene encoding radical SAM family heme chaperone HemW produces the protein MQDVKSAYIHIPFCVKICTYCDFNKYFIQHQPVDDYLTCLITEMSWVGKRPLSTMFVGGGTPTALSEEQLERLLIAIQEQFDISGEYTFEANPDELTEEKVALLKKYGVNRLSLGVQTFDEALLKILGRSHRREDIYTAVHNARKHGIPSISIDLMYQLPGQTMAQFEESLDEAIALNVDHISSYGLILEKQTQFYNLYQRGELNEPDEDLGAEMYHYMIKKLAENGLHQYEISNFAKVNHASTHNKVYWKNEPYFGFGAGASGYVDGVRYSNINPVQHYIEQIRQNKKPIRTKDVLTMQEKMEEEMFLGLRMNEGVNKEVFFEKYGIQLTDYYHDELQQLGRKQLIRQTETHVALTDEGRVIGNYVFETFIK
- the lepA gene encoding translation elongation factor 4 — translated: MNNNERLTRRKNIRNFSIIAHIDHGKSTLADRILENTKSVESREMQAQLLDSMDLERERGITIKLNAVRLKYEAKDGETYTFHLIDTPGHVDFTYEVSRSLAACEGAILVVDAAQGIEAQTLANVYLALDNDLELIPVINKIDLPAAEPERVKQEVEDVIGLDKDDAVLASAKSNIGIDEILEKIVEIVPAPDGDPSAPLKALIFDSEYDPYRGVVSSIRVVDGVVKAGDRIKMMATGKSFEVTEVGINTPKQLPVDELTVGDVGYIIASIKNVDDSRVGDTITHEDNPASEPLQGYKKMNPMVYCGLFPIDNKDYNDLREALEKLQLNDASLEFEPESSKALGFGYRTGFLGMLHMEIIQERIEREFGIELIATAPSVIYTVVLRNGESIKVDNPAQMPDRDQIEKVFEPYVRATMMVPNDYVGAVMELCQRKRGQFITMDYLDDIRVSIVYELPLSEVVFDFFDQLKSNTKGYASFDYEFIENKESNLVKMDILLNGDKVDALSFIVHRDFAYERGRVLVEKLKTLIPRQQFEVPVQAAIGQKIVARTNIKSMGKNVLSKCYGGDISRKRKLLEKQKAGKAKMKAVGSVEIPQDAFLAVLKMDDE
- the rpsT gene encoding 30S ribosomal protein S20, whose protein sequence is MPNIKSAIKRVKTTQVAESQNISQKNDMRSAVKNAKKAIETNADNKQELVSKAIKRIDKAAQKNLIHSNKADRMKSKLMSAK
- the holA gene encoding DNA polymerase III subunit delta; its protein translation is MSYLHAVYGEVPELVDKESDRLIETYLEKEPKDDFNFVKYNLYETELNTIMEEAMTMPFFSDKKVVLVQNSYIFTGEKVAKEKQPNLEGFIRFLENYDGQTLIVFQVNAVKLDERKKVVKQLKKYASLKKVEQFTEQEMKTWIQKELHEQFKDIKQDALDTLIGLTGIHYRIVQQELEKIVLFIGDQPTITKKDVQTIVNRSLEQNVFLLTEYIQKGQKDRAIQLMKDLIQLKEEPIKLLALITSNYRLYYQSLILSQKGYSQQQIAKTVGVHPYRVKLALQQCRKYQLHQLLEIIDACAETDYKLKSSYMDKVLILELFILSL